The Microcystis panniformis FACHB-1757 region AAAAAGGTGAGAAGTTAGCTTATACTGTTCCCACCGATTATAATATTTCTATTGATAATCCCGTGGCGGTTGTTGATGCCAATGTGGATAAAAAGGGTACGAGAAAAGTGGCCGAAGCTTTTGTGCAGTTTTTATTTACCCCAGAGGCACAAAGAGAATTTGCTAAAGTTGGTTTTCGTCCCGTTGAACCGACTATAGTTAAAGAGTTTGAGAGTAAATTTCCTCAGATAAAAAATCTCTTTACCGTGCAGGATTTAGGCGGTTGGGATCAGGTACAAAAGCAATTTTTTGATGATGGAGGCTTGTTCGATAAAATTCTGACTAAAGCTGGTAAATCTTAAAGGAGAAAAACCATGGATAATCAACCTCAATGGCAAACTATTAATCATCCCCAAAGTGACTTACATCTCGATCAATCAGGACTTGATCGCCCCACTTCCCGAAGAATAAAAATTCGGATTCCCAAACAATATGTTAACGAGCCGATTATAGCACGTTTGGGGTCTTTTCCTGGTCTAAAAGTGAATATATTTTCTGCTTTGTTAGCTGCCAATAATAATCAAGATGGCTGGTTCGATCTACAACTGCAAGGCAACTCTCAAGGGATAGAAAATGCCCTTTCCTATCTGGCAGATTTAGATGTAGAAGTTTGGTATGATTCAGCACAAGTTCTTGAAGAAGCGGACAATTGGTAATCTCTAGCAATAATTAACAATGGCTAACCCACAATTATCTTTATCTCCCAGTCAACCCCTGAAAAAAGTTTCTATTCCTTGGGTAATTACCATTAGTTATCTAGTGGTTTTGTTGGTTTTACCGGCGGCGGCACTATTTGCTAAATCCCTAACTCTTGGTTTTGCCGAATTTTGGCGCATTGCCACTTTACCGATTTCTTTATCCGCTTACCAAGTCACTTTTTTTACTTCCTTAATTGCCGGATTAATTGACGGAGTTTTTGGCACTATTATCGCTTGGGTGTTAGTGCGGTATCGATTCCCGGGTAAAAAAATTGTCGATGCTTGTGTAGATTTGCCCTTTGCTTTACCCACTTCTGTTGCCGGTTTAGTCCTAGCCACAGTTTACAGTGATAACGGTTGGCTCGGTCAATTTTTTGCCCCCTTTGGCATTAAGATATCCTTTACCATTTTAGGGGTTTTTGTGGCGATGTTATTTATCGCTTTACCCTTCATTGTCCGCACCTTACAGCCAGTTTTACAGGAAATGGAAAAAGAAGTAGAAGAAGCGGCTTTATCCCTCGGCGCTTCCTCTTGGCAAATCTTCTGGCGAGTTATTTTTCCCACAATACTACCCGCTATTTTAACAGGAGTTGCCCTCGGTTTTGCCAGAGCGATCGGTGAATATGGTTCTGTAGTTATTATCTCCTCTAATATCCCCTTTAAGGATTTAATTGCCCCAGTTTTAATCTTCCAAAGACTAGAGGAATATGATTACACAGGGGCGACAGTAATCGGCATGGTTTTATTACTGGTTTCTTTGTTCATGTTAGTAGTAATTAATTTCCTGCAACAATGGGGGCAAAAATACAGAGTTAAGTAAAGAGTAAAAAACCTTAGAGTATGACTGGAGACAGATCAAAAATGCAGAATCCAAAAGCCTTAACTAAAACGAAAGAATGGGATTACAAACCCCTACTGATTATCATTGCCCTTGTTTATCTTGCCTTCTTGCTTTTTATTCCAGCAGCGGCAGTATTTTACTATGCTTTTCGCAATGGATTCCAAGCTTTTTTAGAAGCGGCGGGAACTTCTGACTTTATCGAAGCGGTAAGATTAACAGTAATTATTGCCCTAATTACTGTACCCTTAAACACAATTTTTGGACTTTGTGCAGCCTGGGTAATTGCTCGCAATCAATTTCGTGGCAAAACGTTATTAATTAGTTTAATTGACTTACCTTTTGCCGTTTCTCCTGTGGTAGCGGGTTTAATGATTGTACTGCTCTATGGGCGCAATGGTTGGTTAGGTTCTTTCCTAGAATTTTTCGATATAAAAATACTTTTTGCTTTACCCGGAATGGTATTAGCAACTATATTTGTTACTATGCCTTTTGTCGCTAGAGAAGTTATCCCAGTCTTAGAAGAAATTGGCTTAGAACAAGAGGAAGCGGGGCGCACTTTAGGGGCAAGTGATTGGCAGATTTTCTGGCGCATCACTTTACCCAATATTCGTTGGGGATTGATGTACGGAGTGCTGTTAACTAATGCCCGGGCGATGGGAGAATTTGGGGCGGTTTCTGTGGTTTCTGGCAGTATTTTAGGGAGAACTGCTACCCTGCCAATTTTCGTAGAACAGGCCTATAAAAATTATCTCACTCCTGCTGCTTTTAGTGCGGCAGCTATCCTAGCTTTACTAGCGGGAGTTACTTTAATCATCAAAGAAATTCTTGAACGTAAAACCGCCCACAAAATTCACACTACATAACTACAAAAAACCTAAAAATTATGAGGGCGTTGGGTTTCATACTTCAACCCAACCTACGTTCGTCTTATATTTAATTCCACCCACCTACTTACTTAACTACAAAAAACCTAAAATATGAGTATTACCATCCAGCAAGTTTCTAAACGTTTCGGCAACTTTCAAGCTTTAGATAATATCAATTTAACCATTCCTGAAGGTAAATTAGTCGCCCTTCTTGGACCATCGGGATCGGGAAAATCCACCTTATTACGTTCAATTGCGGGATTAGAAACTCCCGACAGTGGTGCGATTATTATTAACGGACAAGATACCACCCATCTGGAGCCTAGACGGAGAAATATCGGCTTTGTTTTTCAACATTATGCCCTATTTAAACATTTAACTGTTCGTCAAAATATTGCTTTTGGTCTAGAAATTCGCCAGCAAAAATCGCCAGTAATTAAGAAAAAAGTTGAGGAATTATTAGAATTAATTCAATTACAAGGATTAGGCGATCGCTATCCCGCCCAATTATCGGGAGGACAACGGCAGCGAGTAGCTTTAGCCCGCGCTTTAGCCATTCAACCGAATGTATTATTATTAGATGAACCCTTTGGAGCTTTAGATGCAAAAGTTAGAAAAGAATTAAGGGTATGGCTGAGAAATTTACACGAAGAAGTTCACGTTACCAGTGTTTTTGTTACCCACGATCAAGAGGAAGCAATGGAAGTAGCCGATACGATTGTCGTGATGAATCATGGTAAAATTGAACAGGTGGGTTCTCCCGCCGAAATTTACGATCATCCTGCCACACCTTTTGTGATGCAATTTATTGGGGAAGTGAATATCTTACCCAGTTTAGCAGGATTAGGAAATGGACATCATCCGGGTGATAATTCCACCGTTTTTATCCGTCCCCACGACCTGGAAATTATGCCCGAACAAGATGGTTTGAATAGTTGGGCAGTGGTAAAAAGAGTTATTCATTTAGGCTGGGAAATACAAGTAGAATTAATGTTAGCCGATGGGGAAATGGTGGTGGCTTATCTCAATCGTGAGGAATACAAGCAATTACAGTTACAACCAGAACAAACGGTACATTTAAAACCAAGAAAAGCGACTTTACTCACTGATTTTGACAATAAAAGTGAGAAAGTTATCGATTACTCAATTTAAAAACTCCAGGTTTATTAAAGAGTTTTTCATAAAGCTATAAGTGACCTTCACCGCTGCCACTTTCTCAGCACTGATAGAGTTAGAGCAACTTCTTTACCTTTCTCCTCAATAAAATCTAGCAATTCCTTGGCGGTGCTTTTATCTTCATCTACTTTGGTGTTAAGATTGACAGCTTTGAGGTCAAAGTTTTTGGCTTCGATTTCTTCACGGGTGATTGTCCAACTCCTCTCACTATCTTCTCGGTTGGGTAATAGTTCTATAAACTCCTGAAAGTGATTCATCATCAGGGGTTTGCGCTTGGTAACTTTGACATCGGACAGGTCATAATACCAGATTTTTTCAGTGGGTTTGCCTTTAGTAAAAAAGAGGATGTTAGCTTTAACACCCCCACCGGCAGCCACAAAAGTCCCCGCGGGCAAACTAACGATACACCAGAGATTACAGTCGTTTAATAGTTTTCGTTTGCTCTGGACAAAAGCATTTTCATTGGTGCGAAATAACACCCCTTCATCTAGGACGATGCCGCAGCGTCCCCCCGGTTTCAAACTATCGATAACGTGCTGTAAAAATAGGACTTGAGTGGCACTGGTTTTATAGGCAAATTGTGCCTGTACGGTCCTGTGTTCTTTGCCGCCAAAGGGGGGGTTAGTGAGGATAATATCGAACTGGGGCGGAGCATCTTGGAACAGGTCGCCATAGATGACTTCTCGGTTTAAGGTGTTGCCGTGCCAGAGGTGGGGGTAATCGATGCCGTGTAGGACTAAATTAGCGAGGGCAATGGGGTAGATGAGGTTCTCTTTTTCCCTTCCGTAAAAGGTTTTTAGTTTGATGGTTTCTAGCTGTTCGGGGGTGATGTCATCTGCTAGGAAATCGCGGATGTATTCGTAGGATTGGGCCAGGAATCCGCCCGTACCGCAGCAGGGGTCATAGATGGTTTCTCCTACTTGGGGGGCGATGGCTTTGACCATTGCCCGGATGACTTCTCGGGGGGTAAAGAATTGACCGCCATCGTTGTTTTTTTCTCCCATTTTCAACAGCAATCCCTCGTAAACTTGGGAGATGGGGAAGATGTGGGTAGGGTCAATGTAGTCGATTTCGTGGATTTTATCGAGGATGTCTAACAGGTTGGTTTCGGTGTCGATGCGGACTCGTTCGACACTGGATATGACCTCACTGATAATTTTTTGGCGGGGGGTGGCTTGGGGTTTGTTTTTGAGGCTTTTGAGGTAGGGAATGACTTCTTCATTGACAAAGGGCAGAAATTGACCCATTTGCCCCATTTGCAGGTTAAGGCGGCGGTTGCCTTCAGGGTTGGCCCAATCTCGCCAACGGTAGGGTTCGGGGATGGAATCGGCAAAAGAGTCCCCCACGGCTTCCGCTTCTTCCGCTTCTCGCTGTTCGGTGTCGTCAAGGATTTTGAGGAACAGTAGCCAACTGAGTTCGGGGACGTACTGTAAAGCACCGGCACAGTTGGAACGCCGCATGATGTCGCAGATGCCTTTGATGTAGCTGTTAAGTCCCTGTTGGGTGGTGAAGGTTTTACCGTTGTCGTTGCTGTTTTTTTTAGCCATTGAGTTTACCTAATTT contains the following coding sequences:
- a CDS encoding NIL domain-containing protein, whose translation is MDNQPQWQTINHPQSDLHLDQSGLDRPTSRRIKIRIPKQYVNEPIIARLGSFPGLKVNIFSALLAANNNQDGWFDLQLQGNSQGIENALSYLADLDVEVWYDSAQVLEEADNW
- the cysT gene encoding sulfate ABC transporter permease subunit CysT produces the protein MANPQLSLSPSQPLKKVSIPWVITISYLVVLLVLPAAALFAKSLTLGFAEFWRIATLPISLSAYQVTFFTSLIAGLIDGVFGTIIAWVLVRYRFPGKKIVDACVDLPFALPTSVAGLVLATVYSDNGWLGQFFAPFGIKISFTILGVFVAMLFIALPFIVRTLQPVLQEMEKEVEEAALSLGASSWQIFWRVIFPTILPAILTGVALGFARAIGEYGSVVIISSNIPFKDLIAPVLIFQRLEEYDYTGATVIGMVLLLVSLFMLVVINFLQQWGQKYRVK
- the cysW gene encoding sulfate ABC transporter permease subunit CysW; translated protein: MQNPKALTKTKEWDYKPLLIIIALVYLAFLLFIPAAAVFYYAFRNGFQAFLEAAGTSDFIEAVRLTVIIALITVPLNTIFGLCAAWVIARNQFRGKTLLISLIDLPFAVSPVVAGLMIVLLYGRNGWLGSFLEFFDIKILFALPGMVLATIFVTMPFVAREVIPVLEEIGLEQEEAGRTLGASDWQIFWRITLPNIRWGLMYGVLLTNARAMGEFGAVSVVSGSILGRTATLPIFVEQAYKNYLTPAAFSAAAILALLAGVTLIIKEILERKTAHKIHTT
- a CDS encoding sulfate/molybdate ABC transporter ATP-binding protein, which produces MSITIQQVSKRFGNFQALDNINLTIPEGKLVALLGPSGSGKSTLLRSIAGLETPDSGAIIINGQDTTHLEPRRRNIGFVFQHYALFKHLTVRQNIAFGLEIRQQKSPVIKKKVEELLELIQLQGLGDRYPAQLSGGQRQRVALARALAIQPNVLLLDEPFGALDAKVRKELRVWLRNLHEEVHVTSVFVTHDQEEAMEVADTIVVMNHGKIEQVGSPAEIYDHPATPFVMQFIGEVNILPSLAGLGNGHHPGDNSTVFIRPHDLEIMPEQDGLNSWAVVKRVIHLGWEIQVELMLADGEMVVAYLNREEYKQLQLQPEQTVHLKPRKATLLTDFDNKSEKVIDYSI
- a CDS encoding class I SAM-dependent DNA methyltransferase gives rise to the protein MAKKNSNDNGKTFTTQQGLNSYIKGICDIMRRSNCAGALQYVPELSWLLFLKILDDTEQREAEEAEAVGDSFADSIPEPYRWRDWANPEGNRRLNLQMGQMGQFLPFVNEEVIPYLKSLKNKPQATPRQKIISEVISSVERVRIDTETNLLDILDKIHEIDYIDPTHIFPISQVYEGLLLKMGEKNNDGGQFFTPREVIRAMVKAIAPQVGETIYDPCCGTGGFLAQSYEYIRDFLADDITPEQLETIKLKTFYGREKENLIYPIALANLVLHGIDYPHLWHGNTLNREVIYGDLFQDAPPQFDIILTNPPFGGKEHRTVQAQFAYKTSATQVLFLQHVIDSLKPGGRCGIVLDEGVLFRTNENAFVQSKRKLLNDCNLWCIVSLPAGTFVAAGGGVKANILFFTKGKPTEKIWYYDLSDVKVTKRKPLMMNHFQEFIELLPNREDSERSWTITREEIEAKNFDLKAVNLNTKVDEDKSTAKELLDFIEEKGKEVALTLSVLRKWQR